A single genomic interval of Candidatus Uhrbacteria bacterium harbors:
- a CDS encoding YdeI/OmpD-associated family protein: MCYSDTIMVHKVPADLRKALLSTPASRAVWEDITPLARNEWTCWVTSGKKEETRTIRIKKALSKLKSGMRRPCCWAGCPHRSK, encoded by the coding sequence ATGTGCTATAGTGACACCATTATGGTGCACAAGGTGCCAGCGGATCTACGGAAAGCTCTCCTCTCAACACCTGCGTCAAGAGCCGTCTGGGAAGACATTACGCCGCTTGCGCGCAACGAGTGGACTTGCTGGGTGACGTCTGGAAAAAAAGAAGAGACACGGACTATCCGCATCAAGAAGGCACTCTCAAAACTCAAAAGCGGCATGCGCCGACCTTGTTGCTGGGCCGGCTGCCCTCACCGCTCCAAGTAG
- the mscL gene encoding large conductance mechanosensitive channel protein MscL — MIKDFAAFLREFNIVSLAIGFVMGTASTSLVGSFVKDILMPIVEPLMSARSWETAVLHLGPINIAYGEFLAELINFLILALIIFVVVKKLLKIEVERKK, encoded by the coding sequence ATGATCAAAGACTTTGCGGCGTTTTTGCGAGAGTTCAACATTGTGTCGCTCGCGATCGGGTTTGTCATGGGAACCGCATCGACCTCGCTTGTTGGGTCGTTCGTCAAAGATATTCTGATGCCGATTGTGGAACCGTTGATGTCGGCGCGATCGTGGGAGACGGCCGTGCTTCATCTCGGCCCGATTAATATCGCTTACGGGGAGTTTCTCGCCGAGCTGATCAATTTTCTCATCCTCGCGCTTATCATTTTTGTCGTCGTGAAAAAGCTCTTGAAGATTGAGGTAGAGAGGAAGAAGTAG
- the thpR gene encoding RNA 2',3'-cyclic phosphodiesterase, whose protein sequence is MKRIFFAIPLTVEIQQRLSLVQGDIRRQLQHSRVAWVSPCDMHITLHFLGEVSVASILKLVQEVRKLSLPDAFSLSCGDVDAFPSKKNPETIIVRTHTHTALSALRQRLGTVIVSQGLTMSERAFHPHVTLGRVRSSGEVLQPEQVSPLSAQILIGGFTLFESKLTPDGPVYSALEHFPIG, encoded by the coding sequence GTGAAGCGTATCTTTTTTGCCATCCCACTTACCGTAGAGATTCAGCAGAGACTTTCCCTGGTGCAGGGCGACATCCGGCGCCAGCTTCAACACAGCCGTGTCGCATGGGTTTCTCCCTGCGACATGCACATCACACTTCACTTTTTGGGTGAGGTCTCCGTGGCCTCCATTCTAAAACTTGTCCAGGAGGTGAGAAAACTCTCACTGCCGGACGCTTTTTCTCTGTCATGCGGAGATGTAGATGCTTTTCCTTCCAAAAAAAATCCCGAGACAATTATCGTGCGTACGCACACGCATACGGCTTTATCTGCCCTGCGCCAGCGCCTCGGGACAGTTATTGTTTCACAGGGACTCACCATGAGTGAACGTGCGTTTCATCCGCACGTGACACTCGGCCGTGTACGTTCCTCTGGGGAAGTTCTTCAACCCGAGCAGGTCAGCCCGCTCTCTGCGCAGATTCTTATTGGCGGATTTACCCTTTTTGAAAGCAAACTTACGCCAGATGGCCCGGTGTATAGCGCTTTGGAGCATTTTCCTATCGGGTAA
- a CDS encoding DEAD/DEAH box helicase → MTREELAGESFFGLGIAPKLLEQIERLGFQHPTPIQFKAIPVATTGEDVIGIAQTGTGKTLAFSLPMIQQISAKGKMGLVLLPTRELAVQVEETLHKVGGPLGLRTAVLIGGTSMGPQLKQLKARPHIIVATPGRLLDHLEQKSTSLSTVGVLVLDEADRMLDMGFAPQLKRILALVPKERQTMLFSATMPEEIASIARQYMKQPLRVEVAPSGTAAEKVDQEVYIVPKTEKTALLERLLAEHKGTVLVFSRTKHGAKKIAKSIKNMHHSVAEIHSNRSQAQRQDALRGFSNGKYRILVATDIAARGIDVKDIELVVNFDLPDHSEDYVHRIGRTGRAGKSGKAISFAAPEQRRDIGNIERLIRKTLLVKTPSGETVERSVQTQPSRTSSRYPAPFRKPRRRFTR, encoded by the coding sequence ATGACACGCGAAGAACTGGCAGGCGAATCCTTTTTTGGCCTCGGCATTGCCCCGAAATTGTTGGAGCAAATTGAACGGCTGGGCTTCCAGCATCCGACACCCATTCAGTTTAAAGCAATCCCCGTTGCCACCACCGGCGAAGATGTGATTGGTATTGCACAGACAGGCACAGGAAAAACTCTTGCCTTCTCCCTCCCCATGATTCAGCAAATCTCGGCAAAAGGGAAAATGGGATTGGTGCTTCTCCCCACACGCGAATTGGCAGTCCAAGTAGAGGAGACACTACACAAAGTAGGCGGGCCGTTGGGACTGCGCACCGCCGTACTTATTGGCGGGACATCCATGGGGCCACAATTGAAGCAGCTCAAGGCCCGCCCGCATATTATTGTCGCCACTCCAGGACGCTTGCTCGACCACCTGGAACAAAAGAGCACTTCCCTTTCAACCGTGGGCGTCCTGGTGCTTGACGAGGCAGATAGGATGCTCGATATGGGCTTCGCCCCGCAGCTCAAACGTATTCTTGCGCTCGTACCAAAAGAGCGGCAGACCATGCTGTTCTCTGCCACCATGCCCGAAGAGATTGCTTCCATCGCGCGCCAATACATGAAGCAGCCCTTGCGCGTGGAGGTAGCTCCATCGGGAACTGCCGCAGAAAAAGTAGACCAGGAAGTGTACATTGTACCCAAAACAGAAAAGACTGCGCTGCTTGAACGCCTCCTTGCCGAACACAAAGGAACCGTGCTTGTGTTCAGCCGCACGAAACACGGCGCAAAGAAGATTGCCAAGTCTATTAAAAACATGCATCACTCGGTTGCCGAGATTCACTCGAACCGTTCGCAGGCCCAGCGGCAGGATGCTCTACGAGGGTTTTCGAACGGCAAATATCGTATCTTGGTCGCTACCGACATCGCCGCGCGCGGAATTGATGTGAAAGATATTGAACTCGTCGTGAACTTCGATCTGCCGGACCATTCGGAAGATTACGTGCATCGTATCGGCCGCACGGGACGCGCCGGAAAATCTGGGAAAGCCATATCTTTTGCCGCCCCTGAACAGCGCCGCGATATTGGAAATATTGAGCGGCTCATTCGAAAAACTCTCCTTGTGAAAACCCCTTCGGGCGAGACAGTCGAACGGTCCGTCCAGACACAGCCCTCTCGCACGTCGTCACGCTATCCCGCCCCGTTCCGAAAACCCCGTCGCCGATTTACCCGATAG
- a CDS encoding fibronectin type III domain-containing protein, translated as MKNIYLSILAAALLLPPTSGFAHGDDQTREKDEVKASVEIRAEANGDVPFRDGVLPRGVQKRLENGKGLPPGIAKILHRLNDDDDDREKREDKTAPVISNVVAEADVSTAVIRWQTNELSRGSVSYRAANDPTSPIRVKTADGWSMSHQVELTNLAPDTTYSFFVGARDRAGNVSNTENMTFHTKVSEPVKDVTAPNIVYAAINARTATSARLFWVTNEASDSRVWVSKTSPVDIKAAPAVQKVELAFVHQLELTGLEPDTQYYVVMGSADATGNVGTREDRFHTRPAPVEDTTGPEIVYVAVSAKTATSAHIIWVTNEASDSRVWASLASPVDTSGAPAQRSAELSFYHNVEVTGLQPDKAYHFVVGSADASGNLTVSGEKTFETLE; from the coding sequence ATGAAAAACATCTATCTAAGTATTCTGGCCGCAGCACTCCTTCTCCCCCCCACAAGCGGGTTTGCGCACGGTGACGACCAGACGAGGGAGAAGGATGAGGTCAAAGCTTCCGTAGAGATACGGGCGGAGGCGAATGGGGATGTCCCCTTCAGGGATGGTGTCCTTCCGCGAGGCGTGCAGAAGCGGCTCGAAAACGGTAAAGGTTTGCCGCCGGGTATTGCAAAAATACTGCATCGTTTGAATGACGACGATGACGATCGAGAGAAACGGGAGGATAAGACAGCGCCTGTTATAAGCAACGTTGTCGCCGAGGCCGACGTTTCGACAGCCGTCATTCGCTGGCAGACAAACGAACTGTCACGCGGGTCAGTAAGTTACCGCGCGGCGAACGATCCAACATCCCCAATACGTGTAAAGACCGCCGACGGATGGTCCATGAGCCATCAGGTAGAACTCACGAATCTGGCACCTGACACCACCTATTCGTTCTTTGTGGGAGCGCGTGATCGCGCAGGCAATGTATCCAACACAGAGAACATGACATTCCACACAAAGGTGAGCGAGCCTGTAAAAGATGTGACGGCTCCCAACATCGTCTATGCCGCGATCAACGCAAGGACGGCAACATCGGCTCGTTTGTTCTGGGTAACAAATGAGGCATCCGACAGTCGCGTGTGGGTGAGTAAAACAAGCCCAGTGGACATAAAAGCGGCACCAGCAGTACAGAAAGTGGAGCTGGCGTTCGTTCACCAATTAGAGTTGACCGGGCTTGAGCCCGACACGCAATACTACGTGGTGATGGGGAGCGCTGACGCGACAGGAAATGTTGGCACGCGCGAAGACCGATTCCACACACGACCGGCCCCCGTGGAAGACACCACCGGACCGGAGATTGTCTACGTGGCGGTAAGCGCAAAGACAGCCACCTCCGCGCATATCATCTGGGTAACGAACGAGGCATCCGACAGCCGCGTGTGGGCCAGCCTCGCCTCTCCGGTGGATACAAGTGGCGCTCCAGCACAACGTTCAGCCGAGCTCTCCTTCTATCACAACGTGGAAGTGACCGGTCTCCAGCCGGATAAGGCGTACCACTTTGTTGTGGGAAGCGCGGACGCAAGCGGCAACCTCACCGTGTCCGGCGAGAAAACGTTCGAGACGCTCGAATAA
- a CDS encoding PLP-dependent transferase — protein sequence MIAETRVDLAQDFEELLFLARSGKQSLEKFLKDLRRHPEFVQDHIRPLLFETGKGYEKRYQEIESGLRRELRRKHDGQDTSSLIQKKCRTMHELRALAGLRGALLCSADWQSPSFMHALFSEAGMQTGKITGTINDYKRDQNLDAAGYEERFVKEYIEAPLHLTPHAYATSSGMAAFTTVVNYLVQTGAITSPVLVGRESYFENKGILRKTFSGLMHFVDEMDTDAVLRAVEEHAPAAIFLDTICNTERVAAPDFSALIPRLAKAVKRPTFIVLDNSAAGVMYQPLQDFPVLFTNLRLIVVESLNKFYQFGFDRVTGGIIWSVGPYVSGLFSARVHLGTNLPDASARALAEPNKGLLVKRLGRISRNAEMLAHTLDKHLETQTNSPLSHVVYPGLPAHPAYAWMGTRPFKGAFFVLVWKPGQQTVEQYKKFLRLAIEEAKRAHVPLIAGTSFGFNTTRVYLTALHAEQDTNPFIRISPGTETIEEIHALAEIFKKAINRL from the coding sequence ATGATAGCGGAAACTCGCGTCGACCTGGCCCAAGATTTCGAGGAGTTACTCTTTTTGGCCCGCTCCGGCAAACAGTCGCTGGAGAAGTTTTTGAAAGACCTTCGCCGGCATCCGGAGTTTGTGCAGGATCACATACGGCCTCTGCTCTTTGAAACCGGTAAGGGGTACGAAAAACGTTACCAGGAAATTGAGAGTGGCCTTCGGCGTGAACTTCGGAGAAAACACGATGGGCAGGATACTTCCTCGTTGATACAGAAAAAATGCCGTACGATGCACGAGCTTCGTGCGTTGGCGGGTTTGCGGGGCGCTCTTTTGTGCTCCGCCGATTGGCAATCCCCTTCGTTCATGCACGCGCTCTTCTCCGAGGCAGGAATGCAAACGGGGAAAATCACCGGCACGATCAACGACTACAAGCGCGATCAAAATCTTGACGCAGCCGGTTATGAGGAGCGGTTCGTGAAGGAGTATATCGAAGCCCCGCTCCACCTCACGCCGCATGCCTACGCGACCTCAAGCGGAATGGCGGCTTTTACCACCGTAGTAAATTACCTCGTGCAGACAGGCGCCATAACCTCTCCCGTACTTGTGGGGCGGGAAAGCTATTTTGAAAATAAAGGTATTCTCCGAAAGACGTTCAGCGGCCTTATGCACTTTGTGGACGAGATGGACACGGATGCCGTCCTAAGAGCCGTCGAAGAGCACGCTCCGGCAGCCATTTTCCTGGACACGATTTGCAACACCGAACGCGTTGCCGCGCCAGACTTTTCTGCCCTCATCCCTCGCTTAGCAAAGGCTGTCAAACGTCCAACTTTTATCGTGCTCGACAACAGCGCGGCGGGCGTGATGTATCAACCATTGCAAGACTTCCCGGTTCTCTTCACAAACCTCCGCTTGATCGTCGTGGAAAGCCTCAACAAGTTTTATCAATTCGGTTTTGATCGCGTTACCGGCGGCATCATCTGGAGCGTGGGGCCATACGTATCTGGACTTTTTTCCGCGCGCGTCCACCTCGGCACAAATCTCCCCGACGCCTCGGCGCGAGCGCTTGCGGAGCCAAACAAGGGACTCCTCGTAAAACGACTAGGGCGTATCAGCCGCAATGCAGAGATGCTGGCGCACACTCTTGATAAGCATCTCGAGACACAGACGAACTCCCCCCTCTCGCACGTTGTATATCCTGGACTCCCCGCACACCCTGCATATGCATGGATGGGAACACGGCCCTTCAAGGGAGCTTTCTTTGTTCTCGTGTGGAAACCTGGCCAACAAACTGTTGAGCAGTATAAGAAATTCCTTCGTCTCGCTATAGAAGAGGCCAAGCGCGCGCATGTGCCACTCATTGCGGGAACAAGTTTTGGGTTCAACACGACACGCGTGTACTTGACCGCTCTCCACGCAGAACAAGACACAAACCCGTTCATCCGCATAAGTCCGGGAACAGAAACAATAGAGGAAATCCACGCTCTCGCCGAAATCTTCAAAAAGGCTATTAATCGGTTGTAA
- a CDS encoding succinylglutamate desuccinylase/aspartoacylase family protein has translation MFLDLFQKNPRVFTLAGKPGGKTLLVTAGMDGDEYAGMEAARRLVQEFYSGGFSGRLVVIPIMNRAGFWAECSHNPEDDKFPKFMFPGRANGTPTERLIHWLVDGPLKQADVWYDMHGAALTEGLRPFVWLHRTGERDVDVLAQQFIRHVRAEVVMFEETVWPCKAKTLARQGKMYVVAESGSRTSNGEDDVARHLDWAHTMMGTLGMIEAPSAEKTEKVVLRSCVMYHAPCDGRWLPRQGVTHVSRGSILGHHSPLDGSRTSPVCALSDGVPLWWKETPAMRKGDILFAIGKSA, from the coding sequence ATGTTTTTAGACCTATTTCAAAAAAATCCCCGTGTTTTCACTCTCGCGGGAAAGCCAGGCGGAAAGACGCTTCTTGTGACGGCGGGAATGGATGGAGATGAGTATGCGGGGATGGAAGCTGCACGCCGTCTCGTGCAGGAATTTTACTCGGGAGGTTTTTCCGGCCGTCTCGTTGTTATCCCTATCATGAATAGGGCAGGATTCTGGGCCGAGTGCAGCCACAATCCAGAGGATGACAAGTTTCCGAAGTTCATGTTTCCGGGCCGGGCAAACGGCACACCAACCGAGCGGCTCATCCATTGGCTTGTAGATGGTCCCCTCAAGCAGGCGGACGTGTGGTATGACATGCACGGCGCGGCGCTTACCGAGGGGCTTCGGCCGTTCGTGTGGCTCCATCGTACGGGAGAGCGGGATGTCGATGTGCTGGCGCAACAGTTTATCCGGCACGTGAGGGCGGAGGTAGTGATGTTTGAGGAAACGGTGTGGCCATGCAAAGCGAAGACGCTGGCGCGGCAGGGCAAGATGTATGTCGTGGCGGAGTCAGGGAGTCGCACAAGCAATGGAGAGGACGACGTGGCGCGCCATCTTGATTGGGCGCACACGATGATGGGGACGCTTGGGATGATCGAAGCACCATCGGCAGAAAAGACAGAGAAGGTCGTGTTACGCTCCTGCGTCATGTATCACGCTCCTTGTGACGGAAGATGGCTTCCCCGACAGGGGGTGACACACGTTTCTCGCGGAAGTATTCTTGGACATCATTCCCCTCTGGACGGATCTCGCACCTCTCCCGTGTGTGCACTCTCTGATGGCGTACCTCTGTGGTGGAAAGAGACGCCGGCGATGCGCAAAGGCGATATCCTCTTTGCTATAGGGAAAAGTGCTTGA
- a CDS encoding RNA-binding protein encodes MEQNKLFVGNLPYQATDESLKAHFSQAGNVLEATILTDRETGRSRGFGFVVMETDAAAQKAIQMFDQQDFDGRQLRVNVARPKEERARF; translated from the coding sequence ATGGAACAAAACAAGTTGTTCGTGGGAAACCTCCCGTACCAAGCCACCGATGAATCGCTCAAGGCGCACTTCTCGCAAGCTGGTAACGTGCTTGAGGCCACCATCCTTACGGACCGCGAAACAGGACGTTCTCGCGGATTCGGATTCGTTGTCATGGAAACAGATGCGGCGGCTCAAAAGGCCATCCAAATGTTTGACCAGCAAGACTTCGATGGACGCCAGCTGCGTGTGAACGTGGCTCGTCCGAAGGAAGAGCGCGCCCGCTTCTAA